The following nucleotide sequence is from Roseivirga sp. BDSF3-8.
CAATAATCTTTTTGATCCGTGACTCCCTGATGCCGATTAGATGGCCAAATTCATAAAAATCCTGGTAGGTATAAAAGCCATAATCGTCATAGGTTGTTGAAAAGCGATCCTTAAACAGGGTCAGTGCCATGTCCGATTCACTTGGCGAATGGATACGGGTACACAGCAGGTCATATACTGGCGTAAGCACATAGTCTCCCTGCGCGGATTGTATGGCCGAGAAGTTCTTTAGGTGGGCATCTCCGTTTGAGAATATATAATTGAATAGGATCAGGCGAAAGAACTTCTCCATTTCTATTCTGTGTGTAGGGATATATTGCTTGATCAGCCCGGCAATTTCTTCATAGGACAGGTCGTACTTATAGTTTGTTCCGTGCGTTTCTGAAGTCATTTGCGCTATCTGAGCAAAATCTTCCTGCTGCCGCTTACTGTCGCTGGTTTGATCGAATCTGCGTACAAGGTAAGCCGGGGTTTTATCATTAAAGTAGACTAGTGCATTTGGAGGTACGCTGAGTTTAAATGCCTGTTTTGCAATCTGCATGGTCAGGTGCTCATTTGCCGGGGTTTGATCCAGGTATTTAAACGTTCCTACGGGTATGGGTTTAAGAATATATTGACCACTTTCTTTGGTAAGCTGAAGCACATTGTCTTCCAGGCTCAGGGAATACTTTACCTGTACGCCGGATATGGATATTCTCTTAGTTTGATCCGGAAAGGCTTCTGACTCATCTGCATACGGAGAGGGGAAAGGTAAAACTGAGCTTACTTTCTTCCTATCAAATAGTTCTTTGCGGCATTTCGTGCAAAAATCTCTCTCGCTTTCCTTTAAACACCCCCTGCAGGTCATGATGATAATGCTTTAATGGTAATGGAACCTATCGTATCGCTGCCCGCCGTTTTAAGTAGAAGGCTGAAGTGGTCATCCTCATCAATTTTTAATAGCCTGCATTGTGTTTGCCGGTTTACGCCTTCTGACAACAGGCCGAAGAAAAAAGGGAAAAGCACTTCTGACCGATAGGGTTCCGGGGCTTTGGGCATAGTCAGGCTGATGGCAAATGTATCGGGGTTGTTGAGATACTCCTTATCATACGAAAAAATATACCCCTCCCCTTCGGTCTTCTCCAGCAAACCCGCCAGCAAGCCATTATTGTATACCTGCGCCTTTTTACTCATTTGATCACATCAATGGTAAGTTCCAGTCCCAGTACTTCGCACAGGTTCATCAGGCTGGCCAATTCCGGATTAGCCAGTCCTTTTTCTATATCACGCAAGGTGCGCTCTGATATGCCTGAAATCTCCCCCGCGTCTTCCTGCGTGATCCTGAGAAATTTCCTGCGCTCTTTTATTACTTCTCCTATTTCCTTGATATCCATATCCAGCAATATTCTGCCGATTTTAGGTAAAAGTACGGCTAATGCTCCATCAAAGCAATAAATCCGGCAAAGTACTGCCGGATTCGTTGTTTGTAGACTATTTACAGGATCATACTTCGTCAATTCGGCATTATTCTGCCGATTTGCTAATTCTCCAAGACTAGTTAAACAGCCAATTTCTGCTAGACAATAACTCATTAATGCTTTGGGATGATAAAATGCCGTGTTGGGAAAACGCTTTTCAGCTTCTCCTTTACTTGCCCTTATTTTAATTGAACAGGCTAAAGTCATTTCGAGTATGAGACATTCATTAAGGAGCTTGCTGCTGAGCATTGCAATATTATTTATAGTTAGCTGTCAGGGCACTACGGATTCCGATGTATCGCCCACGTCGCCTCCGCCGCCCCTGCCCTCTCCCACTTGTATAGATACTAATTGTTCAGACTACTACTCACAGGCTGCTGCTCAGGCGGCGTATGATGCAGACCCGGATTGCAGGGGCGATCTGGATGCTGATAATGATGGCATTGCCTGTGAAGAACCGGGCAACAGCGTAACGATATGCCCCACCACAGCCAATTGCGGCTGCTCCAATAAAAACAAAAGCCCCTGCGAAACCGACCCTTGCTGCCGCTGGATAGTAGGGACGGGGTGTAAGTGCAGATAAATCCAGCCTTTAAACAATACTTAATATTACTAATTAGCACTAGTCCCCGCTGAATAGCGGGGCCCCCAACGGTGAGGTACGCTGTTGGGAATTGCTAGCTACTTAACCTATAATCTACACACTAACTACCGCGAGGCTTTTTTTTGT
It contains:
- a CDS encoding HipA domain-containing protein — translated: MTCRGCLKESERDFCTKCRKELFDRKKVSSVLPFPSPYADESEAFPDQTKRISISGVQVKYSLSLEDNVLQLTKESGQYILKPIPVGTFKYLDQTPANEHLTMQIAKQAFKLSVPPNALVYFNDKTPAYLVRRFDQTSDSKRQQEDFAQIAQMTSETHGTNYKYDLSYEEIAGLIKQYIPTHRIEMEKFFRLILFNYIFSNGDAHLKNFSAIQSAQGDYVLTPVYDLLCTRIHSPSESDMALTLFKDRFSTTYDDYGFYTYQDFYEFGHLIGIRESRIKKIIAEFTTPTDLIHSLIDRSFLKDQLKAAYRNLYEDKVKRLKMMPKDDSR
- a CDS encoding HipA N-terminal domain-containing protein, with product MSKKAQVYNNGLLAGLLEKTEGEGYIFSYDKEYLNNPDTFAISLTMPKAPEPYRSEVLFPFFFGLLSEGVNRQTQCRLLKIDEDDHFSLLLKTAGSDTIGSITIKALSS
- a CDS encoding helix-turn-helix domain-containing protein, producing the protein MTLACSIKIRASKGEAEKRFPNTAFYHPKALMSYCLAEIGCLTSLGELANRQNNAELTKYDPVNSLQTTNPAVLCRIYCFDGALAVLLPKIGRILLDMDIKEIGEVIKERRKFLRITQEDAGEISGISERTLRDIEKGLANPELASLMNLCEVLGLELTIDVIK